The stretch of DNA tgcattctgagtggcaaggtCTAGAAtgcgcgtgatcacagtgcatgtcggaggaaatttctttgacgaaaaattcccccgaccagaatgggaatcgaacccgaacacccggcatgttagttatgacgctaaccacccggccaagggagcaaactgaaaacatgttaactttgaaaagtcataacttaaaaacgaaaaataatacctctctggtattcggatatattaattgaaaaaacctcagctttcaggaaaaaatatggcgcctttgattccgaaacgatgtaagctataaaaaacaaaaataatcaataattacggaaacaaactccatttttattcagagtgttatattttttcaaacaagactaactcattgacttcaatttgatatgtcgatcatctgaatcggtccaatagatcaaaagttatgattttttgtagtggaaaaaatgggaaaaaaatgtgttttggatcatcggttaactttgaaaaatcataactcaaaaacgagaaaaaacgcctccctgatttcaagatatgttatgtgaaaagtcctcagctttccataaaaaatataaaaaatatagcgcccttggtcccgagaccatgaaaactataagaaaccaatacaatcaataatgacaaaaccaataCCTGGAATTTTTAcagaatagcattttttcaagaatgactagctaattagctttagtttgatatgtcgaccgtctaaatcggtttagtagttcacaagttatgaatttttgaaaaatgtcatttttggaaaaaaggggaaaaagtcgatatttcggatcatcctaaaatggaaatggtcactataacaaaaaaaaataaaaaaaatacgggtctaatggtttgcgacagagaacaaaatttccactttccacgaaaatctgagaaccactatatcggtttgacatggaatggctgtatatatatagtatatatatatatatatcgccattttgtagcggccgccatcttggatttttaagatcatgaaatacgcagttatatgatgacagcagagatgaaggtgtgttccaaatttcagatcaatcggtcaacaggaagggggtcaaatttctattaatgtgggattaatgtgggacaaacacattacaaacatgttacagggcaagctaaataaaaccgtttaaaaaactgttcacattaagatatccgttcgtataaaacttcgtcagtcaaAATCTTTGTCAATAACAAAAAAttgagggggtcttcgtagccacttggttacgcgttcgctcactaagcgatcgatcgtgagttcaaactcagggccctcaattgaccatctttgtgttattatagaataactacgtccacgcaaccatcatcagcgatggagatcgatccacggtcgaaataagatcgattcatccatacaactgctctgctctgcaagaaacatcgggctgctgttctataaataactcaacaatgatcaatatcaactgtctccgctgtccgggctgctgaacaatggaagaacagatagaatacccttacgcctaaatggcagtgtaatttaccataatgtaatggctactactactactgtgtagttAACAATTTACAGAAAcattaacatatgtacatgtacacgataaaaactcggctctgttacagataaaatgctaatgagcctaataaataaataagtggaataaaaaaaaacaaaaaaaatgaaaaaattggttctcaaatggggatcaacactagggtaggagcctacctgttggtctcaaatgttcctatctcacgcctccacgaagatcatatgacgacatttttagatcgggcgtgaactggaaacacacacctggtcttggctccgagaacgggtgtcgaaagtggttaagtgagggggtgcgagcgagtcagagcgctatatctctcccggggaaggcctcccgggtcatggaggccttgccaacccgctgtctcccgggcaaaggagacacacccagacaatggagctaaggtcaagacgaatactacgaatgcgatcacccgaggagggtccccgaactggagctggtcctggaacgggcgtaagagcgagcggccagcggctggagggcgatgtgcaagagcgggccaccagccgggttcaacccgaagagctaccgccacacggaaacagcagccatcgacatcaccaacgaaacgctgcgcctacgaggcgtgttgcgactgtcagacgacagtcgtccacacttgtgggtactactaggcgacggatcatgtggacacacgaaatgaacgaattcgtgatccgcgcctattacatctgcactgctttggagacggacatgagcggtcgccctcgaatactcgcaatgttcgaggaagcgtatccagagttcgtcgggaggcttgaccaaaacgcgatgaacgcgaggcgtagagcgattgtacgcaacaatatgctctcccaaacgcaagtcgacgacatcaagcagcaggtgcagagagaactaagctccagaacaagcagagcaagcgatgtgtcgagacgaagttcagtacggctgagcaattcattcgcgagtggggcacgcgaatcagcaccagtggaggccacagtacaacaaccctctgagccggaagatccacagccagatcaacaactactacgcgatctggtcttccattacgacgaggcgatctcacagttccgcgacacggaccctttgtcgcgccccaggatcccgaagttgcagcattcccgcaggctgacaagtgcagtaaagctcatgaacgagcacgttcttccgctgcacttggttgatgctgagaacatggaggagctgcaactgaaagtttactgtgctgctgtggcgaccgccaaaagtttaggataccgtattaggccaagaggcggactgctccaacatctccgtgaaaggcgtgagcctccatggcgaaggagattggagcaacggatcctaaacaagcgcgccgcaattggaagactgatggcgtacaaaagaggcagcagatcggtgaaattatgtcgccaagttgctgtgatcgtgcggcctactgaacttcgccagctgggagctcaccagctgacggaaaaactcgacacactggtacagcaattgagcgtccttacaaaacggctgaaacgttactctgactctgcaaagcgccaggaacaaaatcggatgttcagagataacgaaaaagcgttctacgaccacattagcgacgagaagcccgactaccgcgaaggtttgccagatattagcgatgtgacgaacttctgggctggtatttgggagaccccagtagaacatcgcgacgggcaaatgtggttaagacgggaggaggagagttgtggtgaaattggagagatgccagctatcaatgtcggagagaacgatgtccgcgaagcctcgcggtacctgaggaactgggccccgatggtgtttagaacttttggcacaagaagctgaccgtcgcacatccaaagatagctgagtgcttcaacaaggtgctacgtgacccacacaaccttcctgaattcgccacccgtggcgtcaccttcctcctcccgaaagacagcaacacattgaactcatcaaagtacagaccgataacgtgcctatcgagtctgtacaaaatactgagcagcataattaccgccaaagtttctgctcactgcgaacagcatcacatcatcgcagaagagcagaaaggatgcaggaaaaatacgcatggctgcaaagaccaggccatcatcgacgcagccatagtcggccaggcggtatataaccagcggaacctaagtatggcctacatcgattacaggaaggcttatgactccatacctcactcgtttctcgtccgggtattggagctctacaaaattgatcccgtcgtcgttaggttcctgcagcatgcgatgaggcagtggagtacgtctctgcacctcagtgatggggaaaatgtgttgcagtctagaacgctgcagataaagagggggatattccaaggcgactctttcagcccgctttggttttgtctggcactgaaccccctcagtaggatgctcaatagaaacggtcatggctataaaataaggtatggcgacggcgcccacgaagaagtgacccataccttctacatggatgatctcaaggtctacgctgattcacgtcagcgtctaggtgtagctatccgggttgtcgaagaaataagcagAGGCagctgtatggagttcggcctcgacaagtgtcgctgtgtccacctgctgaaaggacaacttaccgaatccggaggctacgaggtctatgacggcgagtttataagagacatggttcgtggcgaatcctataaatatcttggattccgtcagctcaccgggattcgccactccgacatcaagacggagctgcgagacaagttcttgagtcgagtgaactgtgtcctgaggactttcctcaacgcggggaacaaggtacgcgcgatcaacacattcgcggttcccctgctgaccttcagttttggtgtagtcaaatggagcaaaactgacctagaggaccttgagaggaggatgaggaaagcatttaaagaggccggaatgcaccatcctcaatcggcactggagagagtttcactgccacgcaaagaagggggacttggaatagtcgacatatctgcactgtgtgttgcccaggtacgacaactgcgcgagtacttcgcagaacgcgccaaccaaaacgcgctataccgggctgtctgcgccgccgacagaggatacagcgctctgcacttggcgcaagcggagtaccaactcaactgcaatctgcagacagtggaggagaagattgcagcttggaagcagaaggcagtgcatggtgcccacccccatcaactggatcggccacacgtcgacaaggccgcatctaatctgtggctaacgcgtggtgaactctcttcagtagtagaagccgacatgatagccatccaggacaggataatgccgacgagaaactgcaggcggtacgtctggcatcaagacgttgatgacatttgccggatgtgccatcaaccaggtgaaaacatagagcacattatgggaggctgtcccgttttggccaacgcagcctacaccgagcgccacaacaacgtggcccgtattgttcatcgacaactggcgctccaatgtgctctactggaagacaacgtaccaaactaccggtacctgcctgcacctgtcctggaaaatgaccgtttcaagctgtactgggatcgcactgttctgaccgacctctcgatccaccacaaccgcccagatataatggtaaacgacaagagcgaccgcaaagtcaccatcatcgatgtcgctattccactgaaccagaatctggaggagacccacggtcgcaaaatctgcaagtaccgaccattggccgtggagctcaaggaactgtgggggctaagggaggtcccaagaattgttccagtcgttctctctggaactggaattgtcccgaagacacttctggaagcgctaaaggtgttgaatatggagaaggaattggccggcatccaaaagtcggtcatccttagcacctgcgcgattgtccgacaatttctcggtcaggactgaaacagcacgagcatgcagatacgtgcattccgcagagcccagtccccctttggcattcagaagcccgggggcaggtgaaaattctggctaggttcgcctagttaagaagtgagataagtctgccgaaaaaaaaaactttcggcTATTAGGACAATACAACCTTAACGTGTAAAATACAGTTTCTCTTGAATTCTGCTAGAATTGTTGCACGTTTTATTTGTGTTGGCAtagagttgaaaacatttactccTTCAAAATAtagcgaattttgtgaagcacatgttaaGAAATGTGGTGTCATCCGCGTTTCTATATCTATGAAACGCACATCCTCTTCccactcgatcacacaaatatcgaggtagCAAAcgttaactactttaaaaatgaacactatAGTTagaaaaacaattctttgcttcgcAGATAACAATTGCGGAGCGTCCTGTTACattgtaaaatcaaacgcaCCTACCTAAATATGTATaatagggtggcaatggatgtatggaaaaaaatttcatcgtcgaatttcgaaaaaaccgaccattttttggccactcaggctaagtcccaaaaagtcgattttcggccaaaaattgtttttcatgaaaacaccagatctcgacgttttatgcatttttaagtcatttggcataaaaaaaaaatcgattttctaaatttcctttccccccttggaagattttcgaggatgaaaaaatcaaaactttaagtgctttgaggtacccctaaatcatgtgcgattgagctgaaactttgcacagatcattttttcggaccaataaataaaatgtgcaTGGTcgctttttgaaatttgacaaaaCTATTTTCGCCGCCACCCTTTCGAACACCCCTCACAAAACTTCGGGAAGCAAAAATTGCATCCAAACACAAAATAACTTCTAGTTTTCGCTTTTTTTTAGCATTTTACACTTATTACAGATTGTTAATGTAGAAATTGTACTCATcaacataaaaatgatatcCGCCCAAATCCACCGTTTCAAAATAACGAACTTCTAACGAACCGAGTCAAATAATGAAACATGTATATGACCTATTCCATGAGGTTTCGcaccaatcaaccaaatttagTTTTAGGAAAAGATTGAAAACgtaatttgaataagcactagttatatcataaattctttgaaacgaatttgaattttatgcgccaacctttgagagaggctagtacagggtgggccatttaaagtggaagcatctggcaaccccataacttttgacagagatgtcagattaacaaatgtcataccgcgttggaagcgtcatttcagtacaattttaaccatggaacaatacacacctaaacaacgcgctgaaattgttcagctgtacattcaaaataacttctcaattgtggcttttggcaaaaaatcataatgtctgatgaggcgcatttcaacttgaatggaggagtgaataaacaaaattgtcggttttatgctactgaaaaccctcaattcatcgaaacgcatcctctttacgaccaaaaagttactgtgtggtgtgccatttatgccgataaagtcatcggcccgtacttctttgaaaacgaaaatggagcaacggtaaccgtgaatggggagcgttatcggacaatgataaccgattttttattgccatttgttcatgaaaatgaattggacaattactagttccaacaggacggcgctacatgccatacagcggctgccacgaccaaattattgcgcgaaatgttccccggaagattaatatcgaaaaacggcgattatgactggccaccgagatcacctgatttgacgcctcctgactttttttatggggatatttaaaatccaaggtatacactggtaaaccaaggaccctggctgcactgaaagacaatatccgacaagaaattactgccatatcggccgaaacattgggcaaagtgatggaaaatgccgaaaaaagggcacattttgcggtcaaggccagaggcggtcatttacgagatatcataatcaaaaagtagttagaacaaatctccttggaccaaaataaatgaatttcaaaaaaataaattaaaattccacttctttactttgctattgcaaaaaaaaaaccttccactttaaatgacccaccctgtataaaaaaactacataattatatttaaaatattttaggttttcagtaTGCTTAAGTTTTCATGAGATATCTCAGCACTTGCTCAACCAAAATCCaatgtctatatatatatatacaccattgaatgaataattaaatacatgtttgaagagccgtgggtagaTCTAGGTTTCATTCTGTAATTTataagaaacaagcatttgaaaaacatgtacagtcatacctcgatataaggcaacctcgatataaagcaacctcgatataacgtaacttattttttatttatgtctaatttttttcagaatttatgttttcgagaaaaatgaattttaattttcaaaattttttttcaatgaaattttttccaaaaaaaatctttggtaatttttaatgaaaaccaaaataatttcctacattccattctttgactaaaattttgtaggtgaGATAGATTTTTTGTAGgtaaaatcttaatttaaaaactataagatctacaaataGTTGGACagggaatgaaatgtaggaaataacttaggttttcattaaaaattatcaaagaattttttggaaaaacaattccattataaaatttttttttgtaaaattaaaactcatttttctcggaaaaatatgcttttaaaattaaaaccatttatccataataaaaaataaggtttgccagatttaaaaaaaaattaaaatttaaattttttatttgtctaaaaaacccattccacttttatctcgaatttccggctttaaacataaaatactcctaataggtaaggtaaggtattgtattatagagatttcaaactttttcagttcattcgtctctagccttgagaaaggtcctttgaaaactctactctacttcagcactaccacctccaccctcttgccttgagaaaggcactcgatccctcgccgcccagctcgtccagcaacgatgttgtccagtcggtgtccacgcaaGTTGATGATACTCCTAatagaaagctgccagcataacaccaatgtgtatgtgtgatagatgaaaatagtCTAAGAcattctagtgggggtgaacattgaaaataatgtctgaataatttgaaaaaaaaaaccgtgaagcccgtctaaaggcggggttgggttgtagagggttaaattaatatttacgcataacattaatttatgaaCGGTATTCAAAATTACCCAATGGTTATTATcatgatgaaaaaataataaattttcggaaGTTGATAATGAcaaccgattacgctttgcttcgtaaaCCAGGTAAACCAATGAACAGTCTTCGCTGTAATACTACTGCGAGAAGCTGAGAGATAAACTCTAACAATCCTTGTCCTCGATTGACcgttttaattttcataaccACCAAAAACGTGATTCACATTGCatcgatttcgttagcaacgggatttttttcctgaacgcgactcttattttcatttgccacttcgttgaaacatCCCTAAAAGGTGTGTCGTGAGTTTCGTgtataaggtttgattcagtttagTCTCTTTCCTTTCATTTACAGGTCTTGAAGACGACGATGAGCTGTTACTCTCAGAAGATTCGTCGCAAGATATTTCATGTACTCCAATAACATTGCCAGCAAGACTGTTTACGTTTCAAGAACTCCTAAATAGGCTGACTTGATCCTCGGGTCTAAAAAGTTTGCAATTAAGTAATTCTGATCTCCTAAGTAGTTGAATCCTTATCAGGAAAAAACCCTGTTGAAGATTACTTGCCGAAAACTtgattcattatttttatgtaaaagtgtgtttatttcttctaaaatgtaatccttcATTCGCTTCATGAACAAATGCAGTGTTTCGtattcgtattcgcaaataaaaagcCGAAAATCCGACTGCCGGATAATAGGCTATCAGGCCTTGAagttatccggtatccggccaaactactatccgtttcatcactaattgatACCAATTTACttgcagagttttttttttcagaccttttcctctacttaaaactgatcatgtctacgaaaattaccttaaatgggcataagaaaggtttataaatactgcgggtgatagaaaattagtttttgtgcatttttgagtaatattaaACAGTTTtgcatcattaaaaaaaatttttttttgcttcgatataacgtaacgagaaaaaaaaataatgttgccttatatcgaggtataactgtacaacttattgattatgtgacgtgacaacgattcgtggagactgtttttttcgcacagagcgcgttgtcacgtcacaaaatgaatgccgatttttgcaatgttcttgcgagttctttgaaaaactgaatatacaggaATCACCGTTCATCTTTTCTTGACAAAGcatagaacaaagttcatttgtatgttttgaaacggaactgaaaatacaacattaatgttcaaaagtctaaaaccgcaaaaagacaggtgttgtcacgtcacaaaagtgttgggctggcaacaagcgaattaaactgtaaaatattcttcaaccgaagattcttgtaggaaattttctccgTTTTACTTTGATATCGTCtactatttggaaatcgtgttttagtgagtcaaaacgtcacgctggaatgggtcatatAGTGAAAATTTGATTGAATGATGTCCATTAGCATAATACCAATACGAATACGATCTTGCCTCTTGAATAAAAATACTTCTAAATGCAAATGTTCTTGACCGGGACAATTTCAAACTACTAGAGCGCAGCACAACGTTACTCTGTGTGAGTCATAAATTCTTTGCAATTTTAATGACACGCTTCCCGTCCAGCGTTaaatttcaaattatatttatttccacGTGTTTATCGCTAATCGGGACCCGCTCTGTCAAAACATGCACACATGGCCACTGCCTACTCGCAAGGACCCAGCTGGCCATGGCGTGCATGAATAATAAACACGGCGTAGATAACAGCTGCCACCGCCTGGCTTTCCTCTTTCGTCGCCCATATGTGAGCACGAGGGGGGCTCATGTTATTGGCCGGTCGCGTTTTATGCATTCATTTCTCGAAATATCATTCACTTTTGACAATCCACAATCCACGCGCGGTGAGGGGGAAAGGCGGAGAAAGACAGACACATAAAACCGAAGGATAATGAGGGTCAGCTTAAATTAGGTTCGTTTTCTCGTGTCATCCGACGAACGTGAAAGGATAAATATGTGGAGAGAGAAAGAACAAATAGCACGTGGGTCAATTTTATGGCCTATCAAACTAAAATGATTGCACAGTCGAGGGACCCACCCTCTCGTGTGTGTTATTGTTTGATTTTATGGGAATCTTATCTATTACTTTCGTTATTAGTAATCACCGGCGTTAAATTTTCAGCGGGAGAGGAGCGCCGGTCGCTTTTGACATCTCTTTTAACTAAGAACATACGGATATAAGCTGTAAATGTACGGTGATTAACTTTGATATGCCATCGagactaaaatttcaaaaatagggGAAAATTTGAACAGAATATGGGAGGGTGCGGTGCGAAACCGAAACCAATCAATCTAAAAATATACTTCATGTCGATCGATATGAAGCTAAATCCTAGCTCGAGTGAAGATGAGTTTCTCACCTCTTCCCATCCTCCTATCGCCCCCAATTTCCACAGAAACGACCTTCGGAATCAAGCTGATGGAGGTACGAGTGCCTAAACACACCATCAAGGATAATCCGGTGCGTCTCGAGTGCCACTACGAGATGGAAGGCGATGCGCTCTACGCGGTCAAATGGTACAAGGACGGCAACGAGTTCTATCGCTACGTGCCAAGAGATAATCCCCCCGCCCAGGTGTTCCCCCAAACGGGAATCAATGTCGATGTAAGTTACTTTGCTCCTGTTCCGTCAGAGTTTGTATCCAGTAGCAACAGACGACACTGATGATTATgaagataaatttatttttgtacACGCTCTCTCCCTTTTGCCTCATCCCACATCAGGTACAAAATTCAACCAACAACCAGGTGGTACTGAACCCAATCGAGCTCACGTCTAGCGGGAAGTATCGATGTGAGGTATCGGCTGAAGCTCCGTCCTTCCAAACCGTGTCCGACCATGGTGAAATGACCGTCGTTGGTGAGTAATGACGACCGGGCTGGCCCCCCCCACTTAATTTTGTTGTAATGACCCCTTCCCATCCTGAACAGTTCTTCCCGACGAGGACCCGCACATAACGGGCGGAAAGCCTCGCTACCAAATCGGGGACTACGTCCGAGTCAACTGTTCCTCCGGACGGTCCAAACCTGCGGTTCACTTAGCCTGGTACATCAACAGCGAACCGGCG from Toxorhynchites rutilus septentrionalis strain SRP chromosome 3, ASM2978413v1, whole genome shotgun sequence encodes:
- the LOC129777250 gene encoding uncharacterized protein LOC129777250, translated to MWFLLVLLQIFLIKETTFGIKLMEVRVPKHTIKDNPVRLECHYEMEGDALYAVKWYKDGNEFYRYVPRDNPPAQVFPQTGINVDVQNSTNNQVVLNPIELTSSGKYRCEVSAEAPSFQTVSDHGEMTVVVLPDEDPHITGGKPRYQIGDYVRVNCSSGRSKPAVHLAWYINSEPADPALVRQFEPIVSGPDRLETSILGLEFRVKPKHFKRGDMKLKCLATISTVYWKSNEESVEGDKPQKAPMLESRKAVSSNTRADRVQANGATSISSSGILLTSLATLLIAMAISSASSCVSTKTQQQQRQSFSKELSLR